GGACCATTTAAGATGGGACCTGGTGGAAAGGGAGGGAACCAGGCAACAGCAGCGGCACGTTCTGGTTCAGAAGTTACGTTTATAACTAAATTGGGGGATGATCTTTTTGGCAGAGAGGCCTTGGCACATTTTACTGCAGAAAAAGTAAACACCCAGTTTATGAAAGTAGATCCTAATCAAGCGACTGGAGCTGCGTTGATTGCTGTGGATGAGCAGAGCGAAAACAGTATTGTGGTTGCATTAGGGGCATGCGGAACGATTACGGAAGAAGAAGTAGTTGCTGCGGAAGATACATTCAAACAAGCTGACGTTGTGTTAGTTCAATTAGAGACTAGTATTGAGGCAGTGGTGACAACAGTACGTCTAGCCAAGGAATGGGATGTACCGGTGATTTTAAATCCTGCTCCCTATCAGGAATTTCCTAGAGAAATCCTAGCAGATATTGCCTATATTACACCGAATGAAACGGAAGCATTCGAGTTAAGTGGTGTAGAGGTAACGGACGAAGCATCTGCACTATTTGCTGCGAAAAAAATTCATGATATGGGTGTAGGTACGGTCATTATTACCCTTGGTGCGAAAGGTGCCTACCTTTATGAAGGAGGAGAAAAAGGGGAACTCATATCGAGCTTTAAGGTTCATGCCGTTGATACAACAGGCGCGGGAGATGCCTTTAACGGGGGCTTTGCTCACGCACTAAGCAACGGCCAGTCGGTTCGAGAAGCAATGACCTACGCCAACGCTGTAGCAGCCCTTTCGGTTACCAAAATAGGCACCGCACCAGCGATGCCATACCAGCATGAAGTAGAAGAACTTATGGTTAAAAAAGCTTAAAAATATGTTATTTTTGGTTTCAGGCACCATCCGTGGACACTTTCCATGTGGAAAAGACAGTGAGCAGATTTGCTCGCTGTTATTTTTTTATTAAAAGGTAAGAAAAATTGTCACAGCCACAATCCTTGATAGTGTGGTTTTTTATATCCCGATCCAATTGAAAGAAGCCCGACTGGTAAATAGAAGTAGCTTTTAATGCCCGAGCAAAGAGAAAATGGCCCGACTGGTAAATGGGGGAAATTTCTAATACCCATAGCAAGTGTTTCCGCTCCCACCGTGTCTTAGATAAATAGCAATAAACTAAGTGCCATGACGACGACCATGCCGCCGATGAGGCCATAGATGGATAAATGCGCTTCGTCATATCTTTTCGCTGCAGGTAGAAGTTCATCGAGAGAGATAAATACCATTATGCCTGCAACGGCAGCGAAAATTATTCCAAACATAATCTCGTTTAGAAAAGGCATCAAGAAAAGATAAGCGGCTAAAGCGCCAATCGGTTCCGATAAGCCAGACAGGAAGGAGAGCTTAAATGCTCTTTTTTTATCACCTGTCGCAAAATACACAGGGACAGAAACAGCAATGCCCTCCGGAATATTGTGAATCGCAATGGCCACAGCAATGGCAATTCCGAGCGCCGGGTCTTGTAGGGCAGAGGTGAAGGTAGCGATTCCTTCAGGAAAGTTGTGAATGCCAATCGCAAGCGCAGTAAATGTCCCCATTTTTAATAAGTCTGGTTTATTTCCCATGCTTGCAGGACTATTCATATCTTCAACTGTCTTTAGTTCATGCGGGTTACTTTGTTTAGGAATAAACTTGTCGATGCTAGCAATTAGCAACATACCGGCAAAGAAGGCGCCCATGGTTACCCAGCTTCCCGGGCCTAATCCAAGGGCATCCACAAGGGCAACCTTTGCTTTAACAAAAATTTCAATCATGGACACATAAATCATGACACCTGCAGAGAAACCCAGGGTCACCGATAAGAATTTTGTATTGGTATGGGATGTGAAGAATGCCAAAATGCTCCCAATCCCTGTTGCAAGGCCGGCAAACAAGGTCAATCCAAATGCCAACAAAAGATTTTCAGTCACCTTCGATTCTCTCCCTCTTAGGAATTTATTATTAAATCCTAATGAAAATTTCATTTTCAATTATATTTTTATATGCACCAACACAGAAATGTTTCCTGAAAGAAACAAATCAATGGGCTTTGAGGGAGAAAGGTACAGACTGCTAAACTTGACTGTTGATTTCCGCTCCAATCAACTGTGTGTAAAAATCAATAGTGTTCTTTAAAATAACTAAAAAAACTGACCCATCATGAGTCAGTTTCTTTGGTATGGCATTCATTCTATTGTAGCTCCAGTTGATGTCTTAATTCCGTTTGGATTCTTTGCTTTTCTTCTGGTGAAACCAAGCCATAATAAATCTTATTAATCATTGTACCAGTTTCATTGATTTCCATTTGCTCTATGTTTTTTCCAGCCTCTTTATAGTTTTTCTGAATGTCTACCATTTGATCGAAGGTTAGATTGGTTCGGATGTTTTTTCCTAGCGCAGTGAAAATACTGGAAAAGTTGGTGAGGCTTGATACGCTCATTCCTTCATTAATGACCGCCTGGATGATTTTGCGTTGTCTGGATTGCCGGCCAAAATCACCTCTTGGATCCTTATGTCGCATACGGGAAAAACTCAATGCCTGTTCCCCGTTTAAGGTTATTTCTCCTTTAGCAAAATGAAAATTGTCTTGGATAAAATCCAAATCATTCTGAACCTTCACGCCGCCCACTGCATCGACTATATCCTTAAATCCTTCCATATTAATTTGAAGGTAATAGTCGATAGGAATATTGAGGAATTTCTCTACTGTATCCATAGACATAGGAACACCACCAAAAGCATAGGCGTGATTAATCTTATCCTCTGTACCTTTACCGACTATTTCTGTACGTGTATCACGAGGGATACTCAGCATCTTTACAGAATTGGTATTCGGGTTGACCGTCAGAACAATAATTGTATCTGACCGTCCTTTATCTCCCTCTCGCTGATCCACTCCGAGCATT
The window above is part of the Bacillus sp. SORGH_AS_0510 genome. Proteins encoded here:
- the rbsK gene encoding ribokinase, with amino-acid sequence MSKVVVVGSYVVDLMSRTPHLPKPGETVLGGPFKMGPGGKGGNQATAAARSGSEVTFITKLGDDLFGREALAHFTAEKVNTQFMKVDPNQATGAALIAVDEQSENSIVVALGACGTITEEEVVAAEDTFKQADVVLVQLETSIEAVVTTVRLAKEWDVPVILNPAPYQEFPREILADIAYITPNETEAFELSGVEVTDEASALFAAKKIHDMGVGTVIITLGAKGAYLYEGGEKGELISSFKVHAVDTTGAGDAFNGGFAHALSNGQSVREAMTYANAVAALSVTKIGTAPAMPYQHEVEELMVKKA
- the zupT gene encoding zinc transporter ZupT; this translates as MTENLLLAFGLTLFAGLATGIGSILAFFTSHTNTKFLSVTLGFSAGVMIYVSMIEIFVKAKVALVDALGLGPGSWVTMGAFFAGMLLIASIDKFIPKQSNPHELKTVEDMNSPASMGNKPDLLKMGTFTALAIGIHNFPEGIATFTSALQDPALGIAIAVAIAIHNIPEGIAVSVPVYFATGDKKRAFKLSFLSGLSEPIGALAAYLFLMPFLNEIMFGIIFAAVAGIMVFISLDELLPAAKRYDEAHLSIYGLIGGMVVVMALSLLLFI
- a CDS encoding LytR family transcriptional regulator; this encodes MQNVRYKENKSRKWLKITGVILLLLFIAGGAYAYTVYKSLKTAVVTMHQPVVQREVPVKREQPVVFEEKDPFSVLMLGVDQREGDKGRSDTIIVLTVNPNTNSVKMLSIPRDTRTEIVGKGTEDKINHAYAFGGVPMSMDTVEKFLNIPIDYYLQINMEGFKDIVDAVGGVKVQNDLDFIQDNFHFAKGEITLNGEQALSFSRMRHKDPRGDFGRQSRQRKIIQAVINEGMSVSSLTNFSSIFTALGKNIRTNLTFDQMVDIQKNYKEAGKNIEQMEINETGTMINKIYYGLVSPEEKQRIQTELRHQLELQ